A part of bacterium genomic DNA contains:
- a CDS encoding AAA family ATPase — protein MESEGVAVAKAEEVVRIVQDLRAEVAKRIVGQSDVVEDVLTTILAGGHALLIGPPGLAKTLLVRSLAQAMDLSFRRIQFTPDLVPSDIIGTELLEEDHATGRRTFRFVRGPIFANIVLADEVNRAPPRTQAALLEAMQEHTVTAAGQTMPLPEPFFVLATQNPIEQEGTYPLPEAQLDRFLFAINVGYPSLDDEVTILRTTTGRPGEEVRPIVGAEDLIALQGMVRDVVVAEPVLRYVAELVRATRPGEPNLPERVRKYVRWGAGPRAGQALVLGAKARALLDGRAAVAPADVQRVAAPVLRHRILVNFAAEAEGVTAEDLIGDILAHVPPPKSGIRI, from the coding sequence ATGGAGTCCGAGGGAGTGGCCGTCGCCAAGGCGGAGGAGGTCGTCCGGATCGTCCAGGACCTCCGGGCGGAGGTGGCCAAGCGCATCGTCGGGCAATCCGATGTCGTCGAGGACGTGCTGACGACGATCCTCGCGGGTGGCCACGCGCTGCTGATCGGCCCGCCCGGCCTGGCGAAGACGTTGCTCGTTCGTTCGCTGGCGCAGGCGATGGACCTCTCCTTCCGGCGCATCCAGTTCACGCCCGACCTCGTGCCCAGCGACATCATCGGGACCGAGCTGCTGGAGGAGGACCACGCGACCGGCCGCAGGACGTTCCGGTTCGTGCGCGGCCCCATCTTCGCCAACATCGTCCTGGCCGACGAGGTCAACCGGGCGCCGCCCCGCACCCAGGCGGCGCTGCTCGAGGCGATGCAGGAGCACACGGTGACGGCGGCGGGCCAGACGATGCCGCTCCCCGAGCCGTTCTTCGTCCTGGCGACGCAGAACCCGATCGAGCAGGAAGGGACGTATCCGCTCCCGGAAGCCCAGCTCGACCGGTTCCTCTTCGCGATCAACGTCGGCTACCCGTCGCTGGACGACGAGGTCACGATCCTTCGCACGACCACGGGGCGGCCGGGCGAGGAGGTCCGGCCCATCGTCGGCGCGGAAGACCTGATCGCGCTCCAGGGCATGGTGCGCGATGTGGTGGTCGCGGAGCCCGTGCTGCGCTACGTCGCCGAGCTGGTGCGCGCCACGCGCCCCGGCGAGCCGAACCTGCCGGAGCGCGTCCGGAAGTACGTGCGCTGGGGCGCCGGGCCCCGCGCCGGCCAGGCCCTGGTGCTCGGGGCCAAGGCCCGGGCGCTGCTGGACGGGCGAGCCGCCGTGGCGCCGGCCGATGTGCAGCGCGTTGCGGCGCCCGTCCTGCGCCATCGCATCCTGGTGAATTTCGCGGCCGAGGCCGAGGGCGTGACCGCCGAGGACCTCATCGGCGACATCCTCGCCCACGTTCCACCGCCGAAGAGCGGGATCCGGATCTGA
- a CDS encoding twin-arginine translocation pathway signal translates to MSKPFTFATGIYASGDWESASLVPQNVIDVLAKYTSLELNPEGVNVRIDSPELFEYPFLFITGHLPVFFTPRERANLKEYVRRGGFLFVDDHNHDIDGVFHKTMTAELERMFGKLKKIPNDHRLYRAFFEFPDGPPTTSHELNGWGDNLVHDYLMGIMDGDRIDVLYSNKDYSSEWHVKLTENRDRREVDDPAKIAVNIVVYALTR, encoded by the coding sequence ATGAGCAAACCGTTCACCTTCGCGACGGGGATCTACGCCTCTGGCGATTGGGAGAGCGCATCGCTCGTCCCGCAGAACGTCATCGACGTGCTGGCCAAGTACACCTCGCTCGAGCTGAACCCGGAGGGGGTCAACGTCCGCATCGACTCGCCGGAGCTGTTCGAGTACCCGTTCCTGTTCATCACGGGGCACCTGCCCGTGTTCTTCACGCCGCGAGAGCGGGCCAACCTGAAGGAGTACGTGCGGCGAGGCGGGTTCCTGTTCGTAGATGATCACAACCACGACATCGACGGCGTCTTCCACAAGACGATGACGGCGGAGCTGGAGAGGATGTTCGGGAAGCTCAAGAAGATCCCGAACGATCACCGGCTCTACCGAGCGTTCTTCGAGTTCCCGGACGGCCCGCCGACGACGAGCCACGAGCTGAACGGGTGGGGGGACAACCTGGTGCACGATTACCTGATGGGGATCATGGACGGCGACCGGATCGACGTCCTGTACAGCAACAAGGACTACAGCTCCGAGTGGCACGTGAAGTTGACGGAGAACCGGGACCGCAGGGAGGTGGACGACCCCGCCAAGATCGCGGTCAACATCGTGGTCTATGCCCTCACCCGCTGA